In Acipenser ruthenus chromosome 1, fAciRut3.2 maternal haplotype, whole genome shotgun sequence, the genomic stretch ctttataaacaactgaaattttgaccactttcccaacaagctagacaaaaagttagtaaatgcaccaactaaaattttctctaactttttataaactgccattttgaccactttcccaacaagttagacaactacttagagcaaatgaaatcttcctctacttctcagctattcaaatatgaaatcaaaacaggaatggcgtctaccaatcaagaggtacagctgttttagtaaccgcatctacttctttcagtaggctacttcccactgttgaattaactgtcatagaactttgagaaatttctaattctagcacattctaagcatgagacaattaataaacaatgtgacttttgacacaaatcagctactttgaccactttcccaataaagcaagccccacaactttacttgtaaagttaccatctagttcataacaataattaaaacaatagcacaaatacattaatatatatataaaaaaaaaaaaaaaaaaaaaaaaaaactttaacccaTCTTTAGGGtaagcttttgtttatttttccgtCACACAAAGGTAccataaaaacaacataataaaaaagaaaaaaatgtcaagataaacaGAAAGTTACTACGCAGATTTGCTGGCGTATACTGTATTAGGATACTATATACTGTGCATTAGAGTACTTTATTGCACTAGCACTGAAGCATAATGTTTATAGGCGagtatggttattattattattattattattattattattattattatttatttcttagcagacgcccttttccagggcgacttacaattgttacaatatatcacattattttggtTATGGTTATACAGGCACATTGATTTACTTTTTAAAggtaaacatatttattaaaatctaaacattttatacaaatatacactaatacaggttgttttaaagaaaaaaaaaagcatgcaatgAAGTTCTACTCCTCGCTGCAATGCAAAGCCTGCTCGCTTCAACGTGTGCTTACGATATCGTGTGTACAGCTTGGAGGTCTTTCGCTTTGCTGCCAGCAGGTGTCCCTAGCGTTCTCTGAGAGTCGTAGTTCCCGCGAGTGTCGGACTGACCCAGCGCCTGCTCTAAATTCTCGCGTTGTTCCGGAATACTTCCTCTTTCACTCTGTGAGTACAACATGGCAGTCGGCAAGAATAAGAGGCTGACCAAAGGAGGCAAGAAGGGTGCCAAAAAGAAGATGTAAGTCACACAATACACTCCAAAACCGTAAATATATACACTCCACAGTCTATATACTCGACTGCCGGCGTTTTTTATCGAAGGATGAAGGAGATATTATTTGGATGAAGTTGTATGTTCATGTCTGGTAACGCAGGCTCTGAATCGTGGATCAATTAGGTGTCGTGTAGTAATGTAGAAACgtaaaatatatttcttcatTCTGTGTATATACCCATTTTATAGTTTATGCCCATAATTTGTTTTGCTGAAATCACACACTGCTGAGTTTAACGTCAAGTCTTCCATACCAAGGCCTGTAAGCTTTGGTCGAAGTGCAAAATGGTTTAAAATTGTTGACCTAACAAGTTGTACAGGGTGTTGCCGTGGTGCAAAATGAGAATTGGGTTAGACATTTCTGTTTCAGCTCTGCAATGTTTTTCAAAAGCTATTTAGGACTGTTACAACCTTCATCAACAATATCCCTGTTCAGAGCCTTAGATTTTCAGTTGGAAACGGCTTACAAGTTCGTATCGAgacgcgtcttttttttttttttttcttgtaaccCAATGTTTTGGGTTCAGCATGTGTGGATTGTTAAAGTGGTAGTTTGTGgctttgctttgtttcttttaacaGAACATGAAAGGCCCCCGCGTTGATTCTTGGGTTTGTGTGTGAAATTTGAAATTGAGTGGATCGTAGTAACGTGACTGTGCTTGGAGAACTTCTAAAAGCTGTGTAACTTTAGTGTGCAGAAAGTGTGTTCTGAGAATGAATAGCGAAAACAGTTTGTGGTCTAAACCTGCAGTGGTGGGTGCTTTTGgcctttttttaaacatgcatttctAATTTTGTTTTCATCTTCTCAGTGTTGACCCCTTTTCCAAGAAGGACTGGTATGATGTCAAGGCGCCAGCCATGTTCAACATCAGAAACCTGGGAAAGACTCTGGTGACAAGGACACAGGGAACCAGTAAGTGTCATCTGTTTCATTGTCATCTAGAACCATTTGCTTGCAATGATTTCACTGTCAGCATGGAGCATGTCTTTACTCAACATGTGTAATAGAAATCTTTGGAGGCACACTTCATTTTCCAGGAGTCATACCTTTGAACCGATGTAGTGTATACAAATTGTTATTAGTTGTGTACATAGTTAAGAGTTCTGTTGAACCTGTGCATGGGTTAAAAAAGGCACATTTTTTGCAGCTCTAGGTATTAGTACCACATTTTATTGCTGTAGCTTGGATGCTTGCAAAGCAAAAACTTTTTGCACATGCAATCTGCTGTGGAAGTATATGACAACGTTTTGGTCCCAAATGAAGGCACGGTTATTGCTGTTTCAGAGATCATTCTGATGTtcctgtgtggtgtggtgtgatTAGTCCACAGACTTAAAAGGACAGAACTGTTAATTTGTTTCATCTTTGTACAGAAATTGCCTCAGATGGCCTGAAGGGACGTGTGTTTGAGGTGAGTCTTGCCGATCTGCAGAACGACGAAGTTGCCTTCCGTAAATTCAAGCTGATGACGGAAGATGTCCAGGGCAAGAACTGTCTGACCAACTTCCATGGAATGGACCTTACTCGTGACAAGATGTGCTCAATGGTCAAGAAATGGCAGGTAAAGAAAATCTGTCATTTAGAAGCTCCTCTAATTGTGATTGGAAAGATTCTTGGTAATTTACTGCTCCTAAGATGTAACAATAGTTTCTCATCCAAGTTCCGTTTCCTGGAAATTGGATGCAGTTAGTTGGGAGGTGGATTATTTTAGAAAACCACCTGAATACTTTAATGGACTGTTAACTGTTTTTTCTCTGCCTGCAGACCATGATCGAAGCTCATGTTGATGTCAAGACAACTGATGGATATCTGCTCCGCCTGTTCTGCGTGGGGTTCACCAAGAAGCGCGCCAACCAGATCCGTAAAACCTCCTATGCCCAGCAACAGCAGGTCCGCCAGATCCGCAAGAAGATGATGGAGATCATGACCCGAGAGGTGCAGACCAATGACCTCAAGGAAGTCGTCAACAAACTGTAAGATTGACACTCATTACTTTCTACTCTGGTATACTGCAGCCCTAATGCCAAGTTTTTGTAGCCCCAAGTTGTGTGTGCCACTTTTTTGAAATACTGCAGTTTGTACATCCATTGCTAGTTATCCACCTGTTGCTCCCCCACTTGCAGTACAGCACTGTAACACCAATTCCTacaagtttgtgtgtgtgggtcttGCTCCTTTTGAAGtgttcatttgcaatgtaaacaaatattATCCAGTCTGTATTAATAGTAGAGGGTTGCTTGTGGCAGGTTTGATAATAATTCTGTTCCATATAGTGTATTTAAGACCATTTTACTTGTAGAAATGCCAAATTCCCCAAACCAGAATTTGGCCTACTGATATTTTTAGTAAGACCATTTGTATACTTACACAGGGCTCCAGACTACGACTAAACTTTTGTTGGTTAGGCACCATTGATGTATGCAACACAAAATTGCTGCCTCTCCCTTTTAAAAGTGTCAATTTATGAATGTGCTTTGATGTCAgactctatctatatatatataagtacacgCCATATTTTTGTTCGAGACACCCCATGGGCCAGATAGCAGCAGGTATGAAGAAACATTTGgtgtaatcaacatttgggccgacggtttgGATGGATGCATCTAACAAGCTGCTTCTGCGGCATTGATACatgtattgtttacttgcatccgtcacccaggtcaaccctacTTTATCAAAAGCTGTGTGAAATTGCGTAGCTGACCCTCATGACACTGGGCCCTgcctgggtaggttctgacccgggtagatcatgccCATGTGAAAGAGACTTAAGTTTTGTGTGTTGTGCAAGTGCCATTAACAATGCCCAGagaacttaaaataaagaaaataattaatgaaaagctgtaatgcagcaaaaatctcaattaaacaaaaaatgaggTGAAAAAGTTACCTTATCAAGGAAAgttctttgtgaactccaataaaccaacgttGTCTTTTGCTAGTCAAATAGTTTGTCAACACGAACAGATTTATTTATCTGTTGCATCTTTAGCAGCCGCAACTATCCCAgcgtgacaggctagctgcagggaggactttAGGCCAGAAAGAATCAGAGACAGACGTACTGTGTGCAACTGAGTAGCAGCAGCGCtctgtgtttaataaacaaataaataaaaggttgaacaaaacacaggacacggcacttgaggccaaataaaacagacaaacaaaaatggattaacactaaacaacaGTGGaaggacagacaaacgaaacacggtgagtcaaacaactatcaattatttattttactttactttctcctctccacacccgttctccactcaccgaacacacaaccccgagtgagtgaaacgtgcacctatatatactgttgtgccgggattcaattactaattaattattcacttgaatcccagcacgtgaattaattatgtgcaacctcgtgctcacatattatgtACTTTAAATgtacgtgaagtgatgtgcaaccccgtgcctaaatagttatacattttaaataactcgtgctgcacacacccatttatatcccgtgcagccatatctatacaccaacattaacacaccacacgcaacatacaatagaaatgcacacaggggcggggcacattgccacacccagATATAGTGTTTCAGTTACATTGGTGGCTTGGTGatccactggttaaagaaaatgcCTCGATACCTGGAAGTCCCCAGTTCtaatccctgctcagccactgactaactgGTGTGTGACCccgagtaagtcacttaaccgccttgtactgtgtccttcggatgagacgtaaaactgagctcctattgtaagtgactacaGCAGTTGATACATAGTTTATCCCTGAGTCGCTAAGGCCTCATACACACACTGCCTAAATGCAGTTGCGAATTCGCCTTTTGCTCTTAACACGGTTTAAGTACTGTGGCAGAGTGGCTGCAGTGTGTAGCTGCGGTGACGTCACGAATCAGGAAACACAAGCCAAAACAATACGGAATGGTAGTGAAACTGaggcgctacggcgctcagtattttattaaacagaaaacaagatTTGCACAAACGAGTACATTTCTGTGCAATAAACATGGCTACCGACCACGGACTCACTTGGTCCGAAGAAGACCTAAGAATTAATGAATGGATTTCCTCCAGGGTTCTGGTCGGAAGATCGCGCCATGGTTTTGATTTACCGTCATGGAACTGCAGATAGTCACtgctgtatttagcagtgcataAAAAGCAAAACGGTGTATCCGCTGGCTTTGCAGaagagcatagctgtgcttgacgagctctcgatcaattatgtactgtactttcttccaaaagcataaacaaaaacacagcctccatgctgTCGCCACACAAACCTAACGAATGTCGTGTAATGGTGGTCCGAGTTCAGGTgttagtttaaacagggagtgcacTCACTTTCGTAATGAAAGGCGTGTGTACAACAAACCATCGCAGCGAGTGCCTTTTAATACGGTTGACACGCTAACCGCAGTGTGTGTACGAGGCCTaaatcactttggataaaagcgtctgctaaatgaccaattcaAGGATTATTCAATTGTGCAGCAGATTCCCTAGttttagatgatgagctgatatcTCTTCAGCCAAGGAAGCAGGCATGGTAATTTAAGACGTTAAAATGATGAAACTGTAATGTAtcgtgagttttgtactaaagcagggttggctgttgcagggaaaaccaGTTTATTTCTCagactgaccattttaagaaaggtgaaagcagaatgcataaaaatacttgggactgtaattggGGAGTGTACTtctgagtgtttttgttttgcttttttaggGAATTAAAAGTACTGCAGCCTGCTTGAttgcagtcaaaaaaaaaaaaaaattgcaattcactaaatttagctctcgGCTTGTActaattaaaatatctaaatatgaatgtgcttgctgtggtgtatttagtaTTGTAAATAGTAGAATTAACTCACTGtaaatttaaagttgtttttactGAAATATATACCGTAATGTGTAATCGTAAGAGCCGTCTGTTGCATGCTGttagatcaggacttcactaacagaGTATGGGAGCAGCTGCATGCTCTTTCTCACATTACAATTGTTCACGATTAAAGGTGCagccactaattccataaacaacacttctaaaatatttaaaataaacaatcctGAGTTAATTTGAGGACACAAGAAAAATATGCATTGGTTGAAAGCAACCCTGGGttttgttgtattgaacatttcaataaatggcacagagcaagtacataatggcacacattttgatgttttgatttttatttgaaattactgtttactgattattgttgttagcagtgttttttgttttcattgttcaaacaaataaaataaacgtgaTTTTTATCtcttgaacatgggtatgtagtacacaggagcacaaagggttaatgaaacacagtttaggtcatgtatttgtgttttattcatcatatgttaacattttatagcaattacaggtttgaaaacataatttttttcaaaatgtggtACCTGgtaaggggtttcatttttacatctgaagTGGTTAAATGGTCttgattgtggcagttgtgtatgtgacatgctatacaaatgtattgtggtttatttttttctgctactgtactgtacagtgcttttgcaatacttttgtataaaaaaagctctatataaataaataaacttctcCTGAAGTGGCACCCAGCAATGGGATTTGgcaaccaacttttttttttttttctttttataaagtttgtctggagccctgtTACATatacactttaataaataaaaaatgggtacTAATACACGGTTGTTAGTAATAGACTACGGACAGAGAGGTGACAAGTATGTGTGTTTCTGTATCAACTGTTAGTTATTCCTGATCTGTTCTAGTCTTCAGGTTAACTTCATGACAAAACATTTAGTAGAGAACAAAAACCAAAAGGACAAATATTATATATGCTATAAAATGTGTCTGGGGAGGTGGTAAACATGCAGCAGAATATTTTCCAAATTAtaaaaaatgtcaaatatttAGAGGTAAATGGCCCTGCATTATAGACTGCCATTTGGTACCCCTTTGTACTAAAGCAGTTTTGGTTTTTGGCTTGCAGGATCCCAGACAGCGTTGGCAAGGACATCGAGAAGGCTTGCCAGTCCATCTACCCTCTGCATGATGTTTTTGTAAGGAAAGTTAAGATGCTGAAGAAACCCAAGTTTGAATGTAAGTCAGATTCTGTATAAACTATTTGACTTGTGTGGTGTCTCTTGGACTGGGACTTATACATTGCTATGTCAATTGTTCTTGTTTTTCTGCTTTTCTCCATTAGATCAACATTACTTTTGGTTTCATTGAATATATGTACAGATGAAACCCATAGGCAAATAAAATTAGATGCAAGTTATTTCTATCCCTGACTTTTGGAAAGAATGCAGTGGAATATTAAGTAacacaaatgtttgttttgtttttgtcttctaTTCCAGTGGGCAAACTGATGGAGCTTCACGGAGAAGGTGGTGCCAGCAGCACGAGTGCCAAGCCTAGTGGCGATGAGACTGGTGCTAAAGTTGAAAGGGCTGACGGATATGAGCCCCCAGTCCAGGAAGCAGTCTAAAAATTAGACccgcattcaataaaaaaaaaagtaaaatcctGAATATTACGTGTCTTGGTGTATTTGTTAAACAAGAACAGGGGTACTTGGAAGGGTATAGTTGGAAAGTTTGATGCAGTATTTCAGAGTGCAGCCTTGACTATTGTATAGTTATGCAATATAAACGTTGCATTACTATTTACCAAAATAATGGCAAAGTCATTTATACACTGCCTATCTAATGCTGGAATATTCTTATTGTTTTGGGGCAAATTCCAGGCATTAATAACTAGCATCACTTGGTGCAGTAGGAAAGGTAATGTTGGGGTACTGCACCAATGCGAAAGCAACCATGCTTCTCTTGGAAATTGAGAGATTGGGGATAATGAGAACATGGGCTGTACTAATCACTTTTCACTGCTCTGTTCAACTTGTGGATGTCATTAGTGCTGTAAAAGCTTCAAAGACACTTCACTGAGACTTTGTCTTCACATGTTGACTTGAAGTGACTTCCATAACCCCAGTAATGTCTAATGAGCGTTTTGTAACTAACTGGTGGATACTTTATATAATCCTAGATTATTTAAATATGAAAGACACAATTTGTCTAATAGATTACTAAATACCCAAATTCAAGTAGTCAAGTGTAGCTGGTGATAAGTCTACAAATGTTACAAGGAGCTCAGAAGGCATATAACTTTTAACCTTTACTCATAACAAGGTCAAATTCTAAGAAGAACTTAGTAAAACCTTCAATAAATGTTTTGACAAGGTTTCCAGTCATAAGAATTGATTAAGTATGTATCTCACTGTGGACACTAACACAatttagaacttttttttttttgtaacattgcaCAGTTTATTGTGGGCTCTTGCCAACTTAGTTAATATAACAAATTACTGTCCTGATCAAATATAAGGATTTTTGTTGATCTTTGGGAAAATTGAATATGCTCATTTAATCTGTTTTGGTAAATTTAACACTAATCTGGCACAAATGGTACATAAACATTTTTAACCTTGGCACAGAAAAAGATGCATCATCTTCAGTACAAGTTTGCCTTTTGCTCTTGGttacctgttttatttaaatgttactgCGTTTTACATTACACTATTTTGCTATTCAAAAGCCTTGCATTCAGAAGAGTAAGCAAATATTAACATTAAGCACATTGCACAAAATGGCATCTTCAGATTTGTCATCAGTTACGAAGCTGGCTGTCAACAAGACCCACGTTGACAAAATTCAGTTTTATTTAGAGTCAATTGAAATAAGACACATTATAATTGTAAAAGAAAGGCTGGATTCCCCAGTAAGGCACACAGTTGCAAAGTAAATATTACTCCATCCATAACTGTCTTAAAGGTAGGTCAACAAAAATGAAACTTTCTGTATTCAAATAGTTCAAGTTCCAGGCTCAACCGAATGTTTGAGTACATCTTCACGGTTCTTGCAGCACTTGGACGTAGTTCTTGGGGAACAGGCCACATTTACCATGCAGCTCTCCGCTGAACCATTCAGCATCTATTGACTCAAGCGCTGTAATTACATCATCTGTCTGAAACggcaacaataaaacaaaatactttaccTAACCTCATGTCCACAGCAATTACAATGTACTGCAAAAGGCTTCGGAATAATAAGTCATCTGTATTAGCTGCATTATCTTGCTACCAGAGATGACCACAAGGGTGTGCTAAATACAGCAAACTCCCTCTTTGTAAATCGAGCCGTAAGACCAGCAGAGTAGTAGCTCAAGGATATTCATACCCTGAAGGACAGCTCCTCTTCACTCTCAGAAACAAAGTCAAACAATGCTTTAGCCTTCCCCTTTTTACTCCCTCCAAGCTGAGGATTCACTCCGACGACCGTCTCTgatgacaaacaaaaaacatacatttgattAGTTAAGGTCAATGACAtaaggttattaaaaaaaatgtaagtaaactTTACCAAGatgcaaaaacaaacatgaacaaTAAGATGGTTCTAGAGGAGTGGTTTCCTAGAACAGGTTGTCTTTGTACATCCTTAGCACCGATTTCTTCTGGACACCAATTGAAAAACACCAACCAGTAAATCAGAAAGAATGGACTGGGATAACTGCTATCCATATGTAGTGCCACAACCTCTTTACTTAACCCGACAGCGTGAACAATGAACACAGTGATCAGTAAGTCACTGGACAAAAGGTGTTTGAAACATATTACAATCTGTATACATAAATCGATCACCTAATAAATTTAGTCTTTCACAACAGAGTTACATTAATGCAAAATCCTATTAAATCGATTACATTCTGAAAAGTACAACCATCTCCTCTAAAAGTACTTTTTTACAGTTTCTCACCTGCGGGCCCTTCGACAAAGATAGCTGGGAAGATCCCCTCTTTGCCGTTTAGCCTCCCTCTGTACCAGTCCGAGTCGACTTTCTCAGTGATCAGTATCCGATCCCCCTTGAAGAAAGACAGGTCTTCATTCGTCTGGCCCGCAAAGTCGTAAGACGCTTCACACCACTGgaagtaaaaacacaaaaactcaTGAAAATATGAACCAAGCCTGTTCTAAAACCCTTTGAGGTAACGTACAATGGAAACACGGCTGAATATACCATTTTCTAATACATTCACACCAGTCACTTTAAAAAGATGTACTGATGTACAGAGACAAATAAACAGTACTGACAAACCCACAGAGGAAGctgtataaaacaatacaatagatCAGTCAGACAGCAAGTCTGGTTTGTCTGCATTTGTCTTTTTGTAGCACATTCCAATTATGGCTTCTGgtccaaacaaacacaaatcattaATAAGCAAATAGCATCTCTGGGCTTAATTTTTTATGAATGATTGTTAACTAACAGATTTagcatttacaatatatatatatcaacaggTAATCTCTTGCAACTCATTGGGATTTTGTCATATACATGAATTAGATTTGAATGGATAAACAGGGATGAATCTCTGTCATGAACGACGTTGACAAGTGTTGACAAGTGTTGACAAGCAATGACAATACCGTTCTTAAGAACCTCACATTCAAAaccataacacgtttatttgaaagagtattgtatatACTTGATTTAGAGGTATACAATCACATATTGAACATTGGATTGCTCCACAGTCTGCACTAtcatcagcgatgtgtatgcaacagaagccactggtaaattacaaaaacaattaattaaacttaggctaggtagctgttatcttagtatgtttttattctctattaatgaAATTATATTccttgaaaaaggcaagagagaaccagatcgttattatatttatttttttggtttaatataatatagcaggctaatgttcctattgaagtaggctgcaatatttttttttattaaaaagttgtcgttctttgttgaaattaatgttcagctttcatattttgttgtatattaCTCATTTAAATCAAACCAAGTGGTGttagaagttgcttgtatcgttcatgtttttcaaatcaagcaagcttatttgtgtataaaaaacgacaacagAGTTGCatccagtgtcatcttacttaaaggcactcgaaatcgtaaagtaatttaaaagtaTGCTACAAACGTGGccgcacaaattaagcactgaccTTGCCTTCATACTATGAAACAAAAGAACGTCTGGAATATGTAACACAATTGCACATGTCAGTACTAGAAGGAAAACAACTAGATGTTTCCATTGTGCTGTAATGCAAGATAACAATTTCAAACCTACCTGGTTGGGTCTAGCAACCTCTGGTCTGGCCTTGAATGATGTCACAAAGTGTGATGTTCGTTTTATTTCTCCCAAACTGTTTTGATTTATATCTGCAAAACATTTatcaggaggaaaaaaaaaaaaaaaaaaaaaaagttatattgggccactttattatcataataaatCACTACAAAACACAGCCTATACTGCTTTATTGGTTTTCACCTGGAAATCGGAATGTTGTTCCCCCTTCCCCACCCCCACTGATTTTATCAGaaatccaagaaaaaaaaaaaatgtttagcaagcccttaaataatacaatacaaaaaatggtCATGTTCTTCAAATATAATGACAGAGAAAAATGTATGTAAACAGCAGATGAACCCACTGGCATACATGTGCAAATAATGCAATTCCTTACCTGAAATAGAGGGTTTATTGTGGCACAGCTGCTGTTGAGTGAGAGGGGGTAGACCCTCCACAATTTCAACAAAGTTCAGGGGGAAAATTCCAGTCTGACCGTTCATTTCTCCCCGCGCCCACTCCTGGCCCACTAACTCCTTCAGTTTAATCACATCACCTTCGAAGAAGGTCATCTCATCTGCATGCTCCCCTTCAAAATCAAACCGGGCTACACATCTTggaccacttaaaaaaaaaaaaaaaaaaaaaaaaaaaaaaaaattgaatgctACCCTGCCCATCATGTCATCTGTGCTAAAAGCTTAACCCGGATGCAGGCAAGTTACTGGTTGTAtggcatttcctgacttttgtgacttcaagctgcaccattgaagtttaattgtcatttttttgtatgaatttcctgacttttgtggcttcaagcttaaaacatgactatttttttaatatatatatatttttaatgaattaCTATGCACACTCAGTAACTAAAGGGATGGCGTGCAATGTACAGTACATCGATTATACCACCCCAGTTATAATACATTGTGTTGTACTGGCTACATGCTATCTAATGGTgaatacatatactgtagtgTTTC encodes the following:
- the LOC117421173 gene encoding small ribosomal subunit protein eS1, encoding MAVGKNKRLTKGGKKGAKKKIVDPFSKKDWYDVKAPAMFNIRNLGKTLVTRTQGTKIASDGLKGRVFEVSLADLQNDEVAFRKFKLMTEDVQGKNCLTNFHGMDLTRDKMCSMVKKWQTMIEAHVDVKTTDGYLLRLFCVGFTKKRANQIRKTSYAQQQQVRQIRKKMMEIMTREVQTNDLKEVVNKLIPDSVGKDIEKACQSIYPLHDVFVRKVKMLKKPKFELGKLMELHGEGGASSTSAKPSGDETGAKVERADGYEPPVQEAV